From Amycolatopsis sp. YIM 10, the proteins below share one genomic window:
- a CDS encoding HNH endonuclease signature motif containing protein — MSDQSRKLSDQELTSSHLDAVRKFDMAYAELLRGIAEMRNRGLKHGFSSFTHFQTETDHVTKGEALARERAADLLYRQRGSDPPVLAEVGEALASGAINREHVAEICKVANALSDKVSDDELTVHKRTLLDLAQQARPHEVRRVGRRIVDFVEQSGKSPEDDDREQVRPQCALKIWQDANGRWQLRGALDRANAQTLQGLLGVLAKPKPKDPVTGAFDPRSTSERQGDALVEILELAARCDDLPVQGGESAILTLNINLDEMKTNQPVLLNDSAYVSMNTARRICCSGAAVTPMIFRGDGEDLVLGRTSRTANKAQRRALAARDRGCTFPGCTRTPKWTEPHHVVYWTHSGQTDLDNLVLLCGHHHRVIHHTEWHIRMINQRPAFYAPRWLDPAQTPQYNLAHRTPERATA, encoded by the coding sequence GTGTCCGATCAATCCAGGAAACTTTCCGACCAAGAACTCACCTCGAGTCATCTCGACGCCGTGCGCAAGTTCGACATGGCTTACGCGGAGCTGCTCCGTGGCATCGCTGAGATGCGGAACCGGGGACTGAAGCACGGTTTCAGCAGCTTCACCCACTTCCAGACTGAAACCGACCATGTCACGAAGGGCGAGGCTCTGGCTCGAGAGCGTGCGGCTGACCTGCTGTACCGACAACGTGGCTCAGATCCACCCGTGCTCGCCGAGGTTGGTGAGGCCCTGGCCAGCGGGGCGATCAACCGCGAGCACGTGGCCGAGATCTGCAAGGTGGCCAATGCCTTGTCGGACAAGGTTTCTGACGACGAGCTGACGGTGCACAAGCGAACCTTGCTCGACTTGGCCCAGCAGGCGCGGCCGCATGAGGTTCGGCGAGTTGGCCGGCGAATCGTGGACTTTGTCGAACAGAGCGGCAAGTCTCCAGAAGACGACGACCGCGAACAGGTTCGTCCGCAGTGCGCGTTGAAAATCTGGCAGGATGCTAATGGTCGCTGGCAGTTGCGAGGAGCACTCGATCGTGCCAACGCGCAGACTCTGCAGGGCCTCCTCGGCGTGCTGGCCAAGCCGAAGCCCAAGGATCCGGTGACCGGTGCCTTCGATCCGCGGTCCACGTCGGAACGGCAGGGCGATGCCCTGGTCGAGATCTTGGAACTCGCCGCTCGTTGTGATGACCTTCCGGTGCAGGGTGGCGAGTCGGCGATCCTGACGCTGAACATCAACCTGGACGAGATGAAGACGAACCAGCCGGTGCTGCTCAACGATTCGGCCTACGTCTCCATGAACACGGCTCGTCGGATCTGCTGTAGCGGTGCCGCTGTCACGCCGATGATCTTCCGCGGTGACGGCGAAGACCTGGTGCTCGGCAGGACGAGTCGCACAGCCAACAAAGCCCAGCGAAGAGCTTTGGCCGCTCGGGACCGCGGGTGCACTTTCCCGGGTTGTACGCGTACTCCTAAGTGGACCGAGCCACACCATGTCGTCTACTGGACGCACAGTGGCCAAACCGACCTCGACAACCTGGTCTTGCTGTGTGGTCACCACCACCGCGTCATTCACCACACGGAGTGGCACATTCGCATGATCAACCAGCGGCCTGCCTTCTACGCACCGCGCTGGCTCGACCCGGCGCAGACACCGCAGTACAACCTCGCCCACCGCACCCCCGAACGGGCTACCGCGTAG
- a CDS encoding DUF11 domain-containing protein, whose amino-acid sequence MRRTRRLLAVVLLGGVVALAGATTAGADTAEVQLSTSTSTVHPGGTVVVTETVKSTNGFTVLHPAARLFSTPQNLTSYTTLVSCSGVTCSTVDGPDGPIGYQGTLPEALSAGESAQVTFTLKIAANAPDFTHTLQGQFFGSNYATERVAGPAITVDARADRTIKLTGTPRPGLLGGRIDFTVSVTNNGPDPATSTAVTASLPAGLKATAGAGCTPSVGKVACTVGELANGAKGTAAFSVPYGLLTVGLPFTFTATRSGSVPEDLNAANDKSSVTCTVITPLLVNCA is encoded by the coding sequence ATGCGCCGAACCCGACGACTGCTCGCTGTCGTGCTCCTGGGCGGAGTCGTGGCGTTGGCAGGAGCCACGACGGCCGGAGCGGATACCGCCGAGGTCCAGCTCTCAACCTCGACTTCCACCGTGCATCCTGGCGGAACGGTGGTCGTCACCGAAACGGTCAAGAGCACCAACGGGTTCACCGTGCTCCACCCCGCCGCTCGACTGTTCAGCACACCGCAGAATCTGACCTCGTACACCACGCTCGTCAGCTGTTCCGGAGTGACCTGCTCCACTGTGGACGGGCCCGATGGCCCGATCGGTTACCAGGGCACGCTGCCCGAGGCGCTTTCGGCGGGAGAATCCGCCCAGGTGACCTTCACCTTGAAGATCGCGGCTAACGCGCCGGACTTCACGCATACCCTGCAGGGGCAGTTCTTCGGCAGTAACTACGCCACTGAGCGTGTTGCCGGCCCGGCCATCACCGTGGACGCGAGGGCGGACCGCACGATCAAGCTCACTGGCACGCCGAGGCCGGGCCTGCTGGGCGGCCGAATCGACTTCACCGTCAGTGTCACGAACAACGGGCCAGACCCCGCCACGAGCACCGCGGTCACCGCCAGTCTTCCGGCTGGGTTGAAGGCAACGGCCGGGGCCGGTTGCACGCCATCAGTTGGCAAGGTGGCTTGCACAGTCGGCGAGCTGGCGAACGGCGCGAAGGGCACAGCCGCGTTCTCTGTGCCCTACGGCCTGCTGACCGTCGGACTCCCGTTCACGTTTACCGCGACCCGGTCCGGCTCAGTGCCGGAAGACCTCAATGCCGCGAACGACAAGTCGTCGGTAACGTGCACAGTGATCACGCCCCTGCTGGTGAACTGCGCGTAG
- a CDS encoding iron chelate uptake ABC transporter family permease subunit, with protein MNAFKTVGAIRILRAPGGGISLRVPARAVLVCVVLAIAVAAVSVVSLTTGDYKLSVPEVVATLFGQGPPGADFIVTTLRLPRLLAALLVGVALAVSGAILQSLSGNALGSPDIIGFTHGSATGALIVIITTAGGMLETALGALIGGMITAIVVYLLAFKRGMHGLRMVLIGVGVSAMLLSANSYLITRASLQDAVSAQAWQVGGLNGRGWEHVQPVAIAVAILLPIAAYYGRRLSMLEMGDDAAKGLGVPVERSRLVLFGVSVTLCAVATAAAGPITFLALAGPQLARKLTRAPGPGLLSSALMGAFLLVASDLGIQRLFPSQQLPVGIATGILGGGYLAWLLAVRWRARS; from the coding sequence GTGAACGCGTTCAAGACAGTCGGCGCCATCCGGATTTTGCGCGCCCCCGGCGGCGGGATCTCGCTGCGCGTCCCGGCTCGTGCTGTCCTCGTTTGTGTGGTGCTGGCAATCGCCGTCGCGGCGGTCTCGGTGGTCAGCCTGACCACCGGCGACTACAAACTTTCCGTGCCGGAAGTGGTAGCCACGCTCTTCGGCCAAGGCCCGCCAGGAGCCGACTTCATCGTCACCACCCTGCGCTTGCCGCGCCTACTCGCCGCCCTGCTGGTCGGCGTCGCGCTCGCAGTAAGCGGCGCGATCTTGCAGAGCCTCTCCGGAAACGCACTCGGCAGCCCGGACATCATCGGCTTCACCCACGGTTCCGCCACCGGTGCGCTCATCGTCATCATCACCACCGCGGGTGGCATGCTGGAAACCGCGCTGGGGGCGCTGATCGGCGGAATGATCACCGCGATCGTGGTCTATCTGCTGGCCTTCAAACGAGGCATGCACGGCCTGCGCATGGTGCTCATCGGCGTCGGTGTGAGCGCGATGCTCCTGTCGGCGAACTCCTATCTGATCACCAGGGCGAGCTTGCAGGACGCCGTTTCCGCGCAAGCCTGGCAAGTCGGCGGCTTGAACGGCCGAGGCTGGGAACACGTACAGCCAGTTGCCATTGCCGTCGCCATTTTGCTGCCGATCGCCGCCTACTACGGCCGCCGGCTCTCCATGCTGGAGATGGGCGATGACGCGGCCAAGGGCCTCGGCGTGCCGGTGGAGCGGAGCAGGCTGGTCCTGTTCGGCGTGAGCGTGACCCTGTGTGCGGTAGCGACCGCAGCCGCCGGCCCGATCACCTTCCTCGCTCTCGCCGGACCCCAGCTCGCGCGTAAGCTGACCCGCGCCCCCGGCCCAGGCCTGTTGTCTTCCGCCTTGATGGGTGCGTTCCTGCTCGTCGCCAGTGACCTGGGGATCCAGCGTCTGTTCCCCTCCCAGCAACTACCCGTCGGGATCGCCACTGGCATCCTCGGCGGTGGCTACCTCGCGTGGCTGCTCGCAGTTCGCTGGCGTGCCCGTAGCTAG
- a CDS encoding FecCD family ABC transporter permease, with the protein MVVAPPAEQAEQIKPAGARTNLLRLAGILLALGVLAFVFVLSIAIGTKDIPLATAWHVLWNNDGSSEAVIIHELRIPRTLLGIVMGAAIGLSGSLMQALTRNPLADPGLFGVNLGAAAAIVIGIAFLGVTSIFGYVWFAFAGAAAASVVVYVLGSAGRSGSSPDRLVLAGAAVTAMLFAFISAVVLLNVEVFNKFRFWNVGSLVGRGTDTLWQVLPFIALGVLIALVLARPLNALALGDQAASALGANVTATRVAGAIAVTLLCGGATAAIGPIGFVGLAVPHAARLIVGPDHRWGLPYSMVLAAILLLGADVLGRTFDDTEEVQVGIMTAIVGAPVFIALCRRRKPARL; encoded by the coding sequence TTGGTAGTCGCACCGCCTGCCGAGCAGGCCGAGCAGATCAAGCCGGCCGGAGCGCGCACGAACCTGCTCCGCCTGGCCGGGATCCTGCTCGCCCTCGGCGTGCTCGCCTTCGTGTTCGTGCTCAGTATCGCGATCGGCACCAAGGACATCCCGCTCGCCACCGCCTGGCACGTGCTGTGGAACAACGACGGCTCCAGCGAGGCCGTGATCATCCACGAGCTGCGCATTCCGCGCACGCTGCTCGGGATCGTCATGGGCGCCGCGATCGGCCTGTCCGGTTCGCTGATGCAGGCGCTGACCCGCAACCCGCTGGCCGACCCCGGCCTGTTCGGCGTCAACCTCGGCGCCGCCGCCGCGATCGTGATCGGCATCGCCTTCCTCGGCGTCACCTCGATCTTCGGCTACGTGTGGTTCGCCTTCGCCGGCGCCGCGGCGGCTTCGGTGGTCGTCTACGTCCTCGGCTCGGCGGGCCGCAGCGGTTCCTCACCTGACCGCCTCGTCCTCGCCGGTGCCGCGGTGACCGCGATGCTGTTCGCCTTCATCAGCGCGGTGGTGCTGCTCAACGTCGAGGTGTTCAACAAGTTCCGGTTCTGGAACGTCGGCTCGCTGGTCGGCCGCGGCACCGACACCTTGTGGCAGGTGCTGCCCTTCATCGCCCTCGGCGTGCTCATCGCCCTGGTATTGGCTCGCCCGCTCAACGCGCTCGCCCTCGGCGACCAGGCGGCCAGCGCGCTCGGCGCGAACGTCACCGCCACCCGCGTGGCCGGCGCCATCGCGGTGACCTTGCTGTGCGGCGGCGCCACCGCGGCGATCGGCCCGATCGGCTTTGTCGGCTTGGCCGTGCCTCACGCCGCACGCTTGATCGTGGGCCCGGACCACCGCTGGGGCTTGCCCTATTCAATGGTGCTGGCGGCGATCCTCCTGCTCGGCGCCGACGTGCTCGGCCGGACCTTCGACGACACGGAAGAGGTGCAGGTCGGAATCATGACCGCGATCGTGGGTGCGCCGGTGTTCATCGCACTGTGCCGTCGCCGGAAGCCGGCGCGACTGTGA